A window from Heteronotia binoei isolate CCM8104 ecotype False Entrance Well chromosome 15, APGP_CSIRO_Hbin_v1, whole genome shotgun sequence encodes these proteins:
- the LOC132583066 gene encoding ovarian cancer G-protein coupled receptor 1-like, protein MTLNNLSCPLAYNTTKYFKTPAYCLVIAAGLPLNCLAFWALISQMKRSVVLSVYILNLTLANLLQISTLPFWIYFSCNDHVWDLGVAACLAVRLAFRTNFYAKNAFLCLIAMERYFGLIHPLSFHRLQSMASTIALSVTTWLVVAVLCVVGVLLETDQSEVWHKSCLDGTHVETLYAHFKLATMSLSFFLPCVLMGFFYFRVLFELRKVESLEKRAKKQIYVFISLIVASFFFTCVPYQVTSYYKFFWELRLTDGEICPFESSIFNYTNITLCLATLSNIFDPLLYGLLLKDIRDDLKGLFRFKGQKTGSSYRLEERNLPPQTATEGAHDHLESQEITY, encoded by the coding sequence ATGACTCTCAACAACCTTTCCTGTCCCTTGGCTTACAACACCACCAAATATTTCAAAACCCCTGCTTACTGCCTAGTGATCGCTGCCGGGCTGCCCCTGAACTGCCTGGCCTTCTGGGCCTTAATCTCCCAGATGAAGAGATCCGTCGTCCTCTCCGTCTACATCCTGAACCTGACCTTGGCCAACCTCTTGCAGATCTCGACGCTCCCCTTCTGGATCTACTTCAGTTGCAATGATCACGTGTGGGACCTGGGCGTGGCGGCATGCCTGGCCGTCCGGCTGGCCTTCCGCACCAACTTCTATGCCAAGAACGCCTTCTTGTGCCTCATCGCCATGGAACGGTACTTCGGTCTTATCCACCCTCTCAGTTTCCATAGGCTGCAGAGCATGGCGAGCACCATCGCGTTGAGCGTCACCACTTGGCTTGTGGTGGCTGTTTTATGTGTCGTTGGCGTCCTCCTGGAGACCGATCAGTCAGAAGTTTGGCATAAGAGCTGTCTGGACGGCACCCATGTGGAAACGCTCTACGCGCACTTCAAGCTGGCCACCATGagcctctccttctttctcccttgCGTCCTCATGGGCTTCTTCTACTTCAGGGTTCTATTTGAGCTCCGAAAGGTGGAGTCTCTGGAGAAGCGAGCCAAAAAGCAGATCTATGTTTTCATCTCCCTCATCGTCGCCTCCTTTTTCTTCACCTGCGTTCCTTACCAAGTGACTTCTTATTACAAGTTCTTCTGGGAACTGAGGCTGACAGACGGAGAGATATGCCCGTTTGAGAGCTCCATCTTCAACTACACAAACATAACTTTGTGTCTGGCCACTTTGAGCAACATCTTTGATCCCCTTCTTTATGGCCTGCTCCTCAAAGACATCCGGGATGACCTCAAAGGTCTCTTTCGGTTCAAGGGTCAGAAGACAGGAAGCTCATACCGGTTGGAAGAGCGGAATCTCCCTCCACAGACAGCCACGGAAGGGGCGCATGACCACCTTGAGTCACAAGAAATTACCTATTGA